gaAAAAGCCTTAAATTTTGAAGCGGTCAAAGTGGTGTTACCTCTTCAATTTGAAAACATCGCAGAGAAAATGGCTTGTAGCAGACAAAAAAGAAGCTTAAAATATCGACAATAAGTTGGTCACAATTAATGCTGCAAGTTATGACATTGTTTACAAATGCGAGGAAAACTGTTCACCCGACTCCCTTTCCCGTTCAGGGGCACACGCGGTTGACGAAACTTCGTAGTCAATTTACCTGAGAGTGCAGTCAAGAATGAGGGATTGTCATTCCACACTTCTCACTCACTTCTACACGAAAATTCGTCTCCATCCTGCTCGTATCGTGATTTTCATGACattttacatacatacatacattgcATTCATCACACACACTGTATACATTACAAAATTCTGTATACATTGCACTCATCACACACACTGTATACATTACAAAATTCTGTATACATTGCACTCATTACACACACTGTATACATTACAAAACACTGTATACATTGCATTCATTCCACGCGCTGTATACATTACAAAATACTGTATACATTACATACATTCCATACATTGCACACATTCCATACATAACTTACTTCCTACTTATATGAAGAGCTCGTGTTATAAGTGGATCCGAAGACGCAGGCTCCTCAGATCCATTTATAACACGATTTACTCTTCCTATATAATTCTTGACAACATATATGATACATTGATGTATCACATATGTTGTCAAAGAATTGCCATGTTCGGAGCAtgtcaatttaaaatccacaTGCTCCGAAATGCATAATTTAAGAGTCGCAATAAGGTTAGGAGTGTGCGCTATCTGTGGCATATTACCGAGGCAAATAGACACTACCTGCGTTATTAAGGATCTGCACGCAGCACGCATCGATGAACCTTCATAAACATTCATTTCAAAAACTAATGCCGAACAAAATTTGCAGGTGGTGTTCTTCTTCAGAACACCCCGTGAAACATACCGAACCACTGTCAATACAGTGGATTCAGCAGCTGCCGAAACgttgtaatttagaaaaatattggaaTTGTCGATCATCGATGCAGCTGGAGCAGgtgacaaatatttttttagactaattaaaaagtttgcGGATTCTTCAGATTCGCAATTAGTATCCGCACTTACCAACTGCGAATAGGAATTTAAGAGCAATGTCCTATAATACCCGTGAAAGGCAGTACACGTTGGATTAGTATTTCGCGTACCATGCTGTCTAATCTGTCCAAAAAAGTTTTCTAAGGCATCTTGGTTAAAATTACGACCAATAAAGTGCGAAAATCCAAGATTGCCTAGAAGtgttgttaaaaatttaaaattttgtagcGTTTTAATCCAATTGTGTACTACCAGTGGACGCTCTTTATCCGCAAACTTTCTTTTGATAAACGTCATGCTTCGAAAAACATTAATTCCTACATCCCAGATATTGGGTCTATCACAGTTCGTATCTACTACCGGAAGAGGACGACTACTGTTGACACTGtcgaaaatatcatttataaaatgaatgaatCGAGCAGTGTCAACACCTTCTAAAGACATTTCACGCGTACCGCACACACTCTTAACTTTATTGCGACTCATGAGTGTCATGATGGACCCAACCGATTGACTAAACACCTGTGCGCAATACTTCACCTTCATTTTCCTAATTTTATCTACTACTACATGCTTTGCAGTAAGCTTCTTCAGAACTCGGTCCTGAGAAGAAGCATTACTGctatcaataaaatataaatcttcCACGTGTGACCATTTAGCCACACGTGGAACATTATCCGCTAAATGGAATTGCAAATCTTTAGTCAAAAGATTGTTCCGCATGCACTTTAATAGGTGCGGAGGATCGAAGAGCGGCACGATTTGATTTTCATCAATAACAATTATATCATGCCGCAATGGATTGGACTGCTGAAAGGCATTTCATTTCGAATAATCTATTAGGCATTGTATTGCCTTACAATTCGTGCTGCCTTGGTCACAAACTGAGGCTACAACTACAATGCCGGCCTGACATGCACGGCGAACTAATTCTTTAAACATCCTAACGATGCTCTCCGCGGAAGATGTACCCCTACAAAAAGTATATGCCACAGGTTGCTTCCAAGGTCGCACTCCGTGTATGCCTTTCAACATCCACACCATGGCATGATCCGCGATATCTAGTGAACGCGAAAAACCGGAGTCTACAAATCCTTCAACTATGTCCATTGAAGGATTGTAGACCAGTGACGgcgataatttaatttcgtcgAAAAGCAGAATAGCGTATCTGCTTTTCTGGTTTGGAAAGGACTCGGACGGCTCTTCGAGTTCACGGAATACGTTGTCGCAAATTCCAGCTCTTAGTGGAATGTGCGACAATAATTTCCGAAGCGTTTCGATACTtggcaaaagaaataattttgacaAATATCGAAACGCTTTTGGACTTTGCTTATaaatacagtattgcctcgtaataagcaagtggtctcgacttcgaaataagcaactcgctatcccctcttctttgtttgaagtcgcccgcaaagtgagaggtacgagaaatgagtgagaggtccatgaaagcgcgaagccgatgtttagggtaataaatttcacgctcgactgagcagtgacatcggttagtagaagaaggatggaatatatgtatataatgctttctatccttgttcaaaaaataacatcgctgctcggccgatcactatatgatttgccgctacctcggatctctcactcgtttctcgcgttctctatcgtcccgtttcgagaacaaagtcaagccgaatagctacctccctcgaaataagcaacggttcggtcccgagccacttgcttatttcgaggcaatactgtacttAGTGCTAGTACCTTCTCCTCTTCCGTGAAGCGTCGTCCGTAGATGGGTCTTCCCTCGTTGCGCATTTGGGCGGAAATCATCGCGTGCAGGGGTGTTGGCAAGTTTTCCAAAACTTGGCATACACCTACCTGCACGAGACGCTCTATCTTCTTGATGCGGTCCTTCGTTGCCATCTGCCGCCGCTTGCATTGCCGCGCCGTCTTCAGTACCGCTGCCACGGCGCTGTAGACTCGTTGCTGCAGGGGCTTCTCCACGATGTTGTCCCTGAGCATCTTCAGTATATTACCTGCAGAAGGAAACATACAATAAAATTACTCTGTAAAGGATATACAAAGTTATATAAAGTACAATACAGTTTACATGTGTATTACTGCCATGTATACCGTATACACAGTGTAATTTACACATGCAAACGCATAATATCGACTGAAGGTATGTACAAACTAGGGTGGCGCACTGAGCGAGACCTTAAATGGAGGATGTATAACTCAGTATAACTCTGAGAGTACCTCCAGTTACGAGGAAGTTTATCCGATTTGGAGTACATCAATCTGGGGTATATTATTTCCTTGTACTTGCAAAGAAAAAATACGTCAAATAATGCACGTAagaaatacataaaataaaaatttaagttgTATATGTTACCAGCATTGTATGAAAAGCAAGCATTGTATAGAATGCCTGGCGTTTTTGagcaaagtataaaatatcccaattattttaatattatatcaaCTTTGGATTCATATTGCCTAGGTATTCTGTACAGTGTTTGCTTTTGATACATGGCCAGTAACATGtacaaatgataaaaaaaaggagtagaatatcaacaatttcctttcggtaagaaataaaattgtatacatTTCTCCAATTTAATGATATGGATGCAACAAGGAATGTTTcatggaattaattaaattgtaccGCTTTGAGTTAATaacttcaaatatttttttatttattctatattGTTTGCAGTGTTGTCCTGCACTTATGATTACTTAACCTAATATTTGAATACTTATTTCATACCTTTCTGGCCTTTCTGGGCTTGTGATCGCTGATGCTCTCTTCCAGGGACAGCACAATCTGTAATTGTATAAAAGACTAAATAAAAGTTCCCTTCAAATGACTCATGCATATTTAATACTAATATCCAGTAATATAGGAACTCATACCTGCATTATGCAATGGCTTCTCTTCTTTTAGACTTAGTCTGTCTAAGTCGTTGCATTGGATTTCTACAACCAACAGAAGAATATTTGTTAAACATACCAGTCTACAACTAACAAAGATAGTAAAACCAAAAGTAATATTCGTTTATGGTAACAGACTAACCTCTG
The genomic region above belongs to Osmia bicornis bicornis unplaced genomic scaffold, iOsmBic2.1, whole genome shotgun sequence and contains:
- the LOC123989265 gene encoding uncharacterized protein LOC123989265, with protein sequence MQQQQVKMEMKKRMKVCSVRGCTQRYLRMFTFPQEKKDKKRMMQWVEACDNPNSLMLPPEKLKFRVICSSHFEEKYFMTKRLTTSAVPTLYLPVSEAASIKIEQDTRMEIPEEEEECKPDCTGGVDDKSGIVGHVEYTAVPGPSREIQCNDLDRLSLKEEKPLHNADCAVPGREHQRSQAQKGQKGNILKMLRDNIVEKPLQQRVYSAVAAVLKTARQCKRRQMATKDRIKKIERLVQVGVCQVLENLPTPLHAMISAQMRNEGRPIYGRRFTEEEKQSPKAFRYLSKLFLLPSIETLRKLLSHIPLRAGICDNVFRELEEPSESFPNQKSRYAILLFDEIKLSPSLVYNPSMDIVEGFVDSGFSRSLDIADHAMVWMLKGIHGVRPWKQPVAYTFCRGTSSAESIVRMFKELVRRACQAGIVVVASVCDQGSTNCKAIQCLIDYSK